In Geminicoccaceae bacterium, a single window of DNA contains:
- a CDS encoding ATP-binding cassette domain-containing protein: MGGAMTVDDLPIRRVRLEVEELAFTRPSGDLFGPMSFSVHTDEILGVIGPTGAGKGDLVDLLCGRQMARAGAIKLDGQRIDMLPAHARSRLGLVMVAGSAPALPDVTVHDWLAMSIQLVDRSPLQLLLRGRRRLDSRQIGDIEATLQFCSLHHVAGDSLASLTPAQRRMTEIARGLCQRPRLLLLHRPLAGLPRMHRHDFSLVLRDIAAEAVSMVVIDEQLDALATLCQRFIVLQRGHLVASGSLDVLGSNQAAMQAFTGTAPGKVA; encoded by the coding sequence ATGGGTGGCGCGATGACCGTCGACGACCTGCCGATACGCCGGGTGCGCCTGGAGGTCGAGGAACTGGCCTTCACGCGGCCGTCCGGCGACCTGTTCGGGCCGATGAGCTTCAGCGTGCACACGGATGAGATCCTGGGTGTGATCGGCCCCACCGGTGCCGGCAAGGGTGACCTCGTCGACCTGCTCTGCGGCCGCCAGATGGCCCGGGCCGGCGCCATCAAGCTCGACGGCCAGCGGATCGACATGCTTCCCGCCCATGCGCGAAGCAGGCTCGGGCTGGTCATGGTCGCCGGCTCGGCACCGGCCCTTCCCGACGTGACCGTCCATGACTGGCTGGCCATGTCGATCCAGCTCGTCGACCGCTCGCCATTGCAGTTGCTGCTGCGCGGCCGCCGCCGGCTGGATTCGCGGCAGATCGGCGACATCGAGGCGACCCTTCAATTCTGCTCGTTGCATCACGTCGCCGGGGACAGCCTTGCCAGCCTCACCCCCGCCCAGCGGCGCATGACCGAGATCGCCCGCGGGCTCTGCCAGCGCCCGCGACTGCTCCTGTTGCACCGGCCGCTTGCCGGCCTGCCGCGCATGCACCGCCACGACTTCTCGCTGGTGCTCAGGGACATCGCCGCGGAGGCCGTGTCGATGGTGGTGATCGACGAGCAGCTCGACGCGCTGGCGACCCTGTGCCAGCGCTTCATCGTCCTCCAGCGCGGCCACCTGGTAGCCAGCGGATCCCTCGATGTCCTGGGGTCGAACCAGGCCGCCATGCAGGCCTTCACCGGCACTGCCCCGGGCAAGGTCGCATGA
- a CDS encoding ATP-binding cassette domain-containing protein, with amino-acid sequence MNHFLRIDGISARAVPDAHVVRDTSLRLLEGGIGALLGGSHAGKSQLLRLIVGAEAVVRGRIALGNSDLTLSPPDERLALGISCACQHPPLFPDLSASEHIALGMGGRKIDTDRRHYLLQRLPELEDIWPLRMATLARRARRAVDLARAIVNRPKLVLIDELSLDLGVERMIEIVRALHRDGSTLLVAERYPDPLLSISDQVWVMSHGRIILRGHPVDVAQDDRLQAACIGDLPPPI; translated from the coding sequence ATGAACCATTTCCTGCGCATCGACGGCATCAGCGCCCGGGCGGTCCCCGATGCCCATGTCGTCCGCGACACCAGCCTGCGCCTGCTCGAAGGCGGCATCGGTGCCCTGCTCGGTGGCTCCCACGCCGGCAAGTCCCAGCTCCTGCGGCTCATCGTCGGGGCCGAGGCGGTCGTGCGAGGCCGTATCGCGCTGGGCAACAGCGACCTTACCCTGTCCCCACCCGATGAGCGGCTCGCCCTCGGCATCTCCTGCGCCTGTCAGCATCCGCCCCTGTTTCCCGACCTGAGCGCCAGCGAGCATATCGCCCTGGGCATGGGAGGCCGGAAAATCGACACCGACCGTCGACATTACCTTTTGCAACGCCTTCCCGAACTTGAGGACATCTGGCCCCTGCGCATGGCCACGCTCGCCCGCCGGGCACGGCGGGCGGTCGATCTGGCGCGGGCTATCGTCAACCGGCCGAAACTGGTCCTGATCGACGAACTCTCCCTCGATCTCGGTGTGGAACGGATGATCGAGATTGTCCGTGCCCTGCACCGCGATGGCTCGACCCTGCTCGTCGCCGAACGCTATCCCGATCCCCTGCTGTCCATCAGCGATCAGGTCTGGGTCATGAGCCACGGCCGCATCATCCTGCGCGGGCACCCCGTCGACGTCGCCCAGGACGACCGCCTCCAGGCCGCCTGCATCGGCGACCTGCCCCCGCCGATATAG
- a CDS encoding aminotransferase class IV, with protein MTAAAHSHTTHDAAGDARNRDIRIYVNGEIVHRDEARVSVYDAGFLLGDGMWEGMRLYNGRWAFLDEHMDRLFDSCKAVSLDIGMTRAEIRDALDRTAAANGMTHDVHCRLMVTRGIKDKPFQHPALSRSGPTVVIIMEHSKPVDSLQSKGIRLATVPQVRGLPMSQDAKLNSHSKLNCVIACLQAEQAGADEALMLDPHGFVNTTNACNFFIVRRGEVWTSTGDYCMNGVTRQKVIDVCRDNGIPVFEKNYTLFEAYGASEAFLTGTFGAQTPVASIDGKPVGNGDRPVIARIRQLYRELVERNTL; from the coding sequence ATGACCGCCGCCGCGCACAGCCACACCACCCACGATGCCGCCGGGGATGCCCGCAACCGGGACATAAGGATCTACGTCAACGGCGAGATCGTCCACCGCGACGAGGCCCGCGTCTCGGTCTATGATGCGGGCTTCCTGCTCGGCGACGGCATGTGGGAGGGCATGCGCCTCTACAATGGCAGGTGGGCGTTCCTCGACGAGCACATGGATCGCCTGTTCGACTCCTGCAAGGCCGTCTCGCTCGACATCGGCATGACCCGCGCGGAAATCCGCGACGCGCTCGACCGCACGGCCGCCGCCAACGGCATGACCCACGACGTCCACTGCCGGCTGATGGTCACCCGCGGCATCAAGGACAAGCCGTTCCAGCACCCGGCGCTGAGCCGTTCCGGCCCGACCGTGGTCATCATCATGGAACATTCGAAACCTGTGGACAGTCTCCAGTCGAAGGGCATCCGCCTTGCCACCGTTCCGCAGGTCCGCGGCCTGCCGATGTCGCAGGACGCCAAGCTCAACAGCCATTCGAAGCTCAACTGCGTCATCGCCTGCCTGCAGGCCGAACAGGCCGGTGCGGACGAGGCGCTGATGCTCGACCCGCACGGCTTCGTCAACACGACCAACGCCTGCAATTTCTTCATCGTCCGCCGGGGCGAGGTGTGGACCTCCACCGGCGACTACTGCATGAACGGCGTCACCCGGCAGAAGGTCATCGACGTCTGCCGGGACAACGGCATTCCCGTGTTCGAGAAGAACTACACCCTGTTCGAGGCTTATGGCGCCAGCGAGGCCTTCCTCACCGGCACCTTCGGCGCCCAGACACCCGTCGCCTCCATCGACGGCAAGCCGGTCGGCAACGGCGACCGGCCCGTCATCGCGCGAATCCGCCAGCTCTACAGGGAACTCGTGGAAAGGAACACGCTCTAG
- a CDS encoding TAXI family TRAP transporter solute-binding subunit, which yields MEFTRRASVIAGLGLLGWAALAAPVQGEEFITIGTAGQTGVYYVVGQSVCQLVNRHTDEHGIRCTAPATGGSIANLNAIRAGDMNFGVVQSDWQYHAYNGTSTFADAGPNEKLRSVLSAHPDVVTVVARADSGIEVLGDLPGHKVNIGNPGSGSRATAEVLLDTLGIEVGDLAFAAELKSTEQSQALCDNKIEAMIFSAGHPVGNIQEATVACDTVFLQVDGPEIDRLVDDTVYYSRATIPAGMYRGQPDTIHSYGPLATLVTSTDTGDEAVYQVVKAIFDNFDRFRKLHPAFAHLNEKDMISNGIIAPLHEGAIRYYRERGWM from the coding sequence ATGGAGTTCACGAGAAGGGCATCGGTCATTGCCGGGCTGGGACTGCTGGGATGGGCGGCCCTTGCCGCACCGGTGCAGGGCGAGGAATTCATCACCATCGGCACGGCGGGGCAGACGGGCGTCTACTACGTCGTCGGGCAGTCGGTGTGCCAGCTGGTCAACCGGCATACCGACGAACACGGCATCCGCTGCACGGCTCCCGCAACCGGCGGTTCGATCGCCAATCTCAACGCCATCCGCGCCGGCGACATGAACTTCGGCGTGGTCCAGTCCGACTGGCAGTATCACGCCTATAACGGCACGAGCACCTTCGCCGACGCCGGCCCCAACGAAAAACTGCGCTCCGTCCTCTCCGCCCATCCCGATGTGGTCACCGTGGTCGCGCGCGCCGACAGCGGTATCGAAGTCCTCGGGGACCTGCCGGGCCACAAGGTCAATATCGGCAATCCCGGCTCCGGCTCGCGCGCCACCGCCGAGGTCCTGCTCGACACGCTCGGCATCGAGGTCGGCGATCTGGCCTTCGCCGCCGAACTCAAGTCGACCGAACAGTCGCAGGCCCTGTGCGACAACAAGATCGAGGCGATGATCTTTTCCGCGGGTCATCCGGTGGGCAACATCCAGGAGGCGACCGTCGCCTGCGACACGGTCTTCCTCCAGGTCGACGGCCCCGAAATCGACAGGCTGGTCGACGACACGGTCTACTATTCGCGAGCCACCATCCCCGCCGGCATGTACCGGGGCCAGCCCGACACCATCCATTCCTACGGGCCGCTGGCGACGCTCGTCACCTCGACCGACACCGGCGACGAGGCGGTCTATCAGGTCGTCAAGGCGATCTTCGACAATTTCGACCGCTTCAGGAAGCTGCACCCGGCCTTCGCCCACCTGAACGAGAAGGACATGATCTCCAACGGCATCATCGCGCCGCTGCATGAGGGCGCCATCCGCTACTACAGGGAACGCGGCTGGATGTGA
- a CDS encoding TMEM43 family protein, whose amino-acid sequence MARRKRVSAFVLGLMLIAGSVGGLFYNEMRSAGRIDALSEAEDSVISIQSGAVNPAAAGRLVHLVGAPRITGLAKDPQFAVETEALRLDRRIEMYQWQEHSEGSGEERQTTYEKVWSQDLISSDGFIRRQGHANPQAMPVASASFFPEAVEVGRYDVSPPVLAFMEADRSKTPDEPRDVAGLELRPHRGFLQSGTPGEPQVGDIRASLVAAMADTVTVLGRAEGGSIVPWTASNGSGLTVMRAGAIDAGQLIDEEYSANRKLTWGLRGALALAIFAGMMIIIRRLARTVPVIGALAANLLGPIAFVLALAIALVTIALGWLAFRPMLSLVLLGTAVVLVIALRWMRAPTPEASFAHAARPPPPPSGTRTPPPPPH is encoded by the coding sequence ATGGCAAGAAGAAAGCGCGTTTCGGCCTTCGTCCTGGGCCTCATGCTCATCGCGGGCAGCGTCGGCGGACTGTTCTACAACGAGATGCGCTCCGCCGGGCGGATCGATGCCCTGAGCGAGGCCGAGGACAGCGTCATCTCGATCCAGTCCGGTGCCGTCAATCCGGCCGCCGCCGGCCGGCTGGTTCACCTGGTCGGCGCTCCCAGGATCACCGGCCTCGCCAAAGACCCCCAGTTCGCGGTCGAGACGGAGGCCCTGCGCCTCGACCGCCGGATCGAGATGTATCAGTGGCAGGAACATTCCGAAGGCAGCGGCGAGGAACGACAGACAACCTACGAGAAGGTCTGGTCACAGGACCTCATCTCCTCCGACGGTTTCATCCGGCGGCAGGGCCACGCCAACCCGCAGGCCATGCCCGTCGCCAGCGCCAGCTTCTTCCCGGAAGCTGTCGAGGTCGGACGCTATGACGTCTCCCCGCCGGTACTCGCCTTCATGGAGGCCGACCGGTCGAAGACGCCGGACGAGCCGCGCGACGTCGCGGGACTCGAACTGAGGCCGCATCGCGGTTTCCTGCAGTCGGGCACGCCCGGCGAACCGCAGGTCGGTGACATCCGCGCAAGCCTTGTCGCCGCCATGGCCGACACGGTGACCGTGCTGGGCCGGGCCGAGGGCGGCAGCATCGTCCCCTGGACCGCCAGCAACGGATCGGGCCTCACGGTCATGCGTGCCGGCGCGATCGACGCCGGGCAGCTCATCGACGAGGAGTACAGCGCCAACCGCAAGCTCACCTGGGGCCTGCGCGGAGCCCTCGCCCTTGCCATCTTCGCGGGCATGATGATCATCATCCGCCGGCTAGCCCGCACGGTGCCGGTCATCGGCGCCCTCGCCGCCAACCTGCTCGGGCCCATCGCCTTCGTGCTGGCGCTGGCCATCGCCCTCGTCACCATCGCGCTGGGCTGGCTCGCCTTCCGGCCGATGCTCAGCCTGGTCCTGCTGGGCACTGCCGTGGTTCTCGTGATCGCGTTGCGGTGGATGCGCGCCCCGACACCCGAAGCGAGCTTCGCCCACGCCGCCCGGCCACCCCCTCCGCCTTCCGGGACCCGCACTCCCCCGCCACCGCCGCATTGA
- a CDS encoding DNA-3-methyladenine glycosylase 2 family protein produces the protein MANAATLATQAGLEAAIAELARQDGDLAREVRRIGMPAPRIRPPGFATLLQIIIAQQVSTRAAATLWQRLEQATAGHVDAMSILAGGESLLRGIGMSGRKAGYALALAESVSSARFDVDGLAGLDDDEAIARIGALRGFGRWSAEIYLLFCLDRVDVMPADDLALQVAWARLRAIDERPSARKLRENSDVWKPLRGAGAIFLWHLYGATTLDGSQKGMEYKEAT, from the coding sequence ATGGCGAATGCCGCCACATTGGCGACGCAGGCGGGACTTGAGGCGGCCATCGCCGAACTTGCCCGGCAGGACGGGGATCTGGCCCGTGAGGTGCGACGCATCGGCATGCCGGCACCGCGGATCCGTCCGCCGGGTTTCGCCACGCTCCTGCAGATCATCATCGCCCAGCAGGTATCGACCAGGGCGGCTGCGACCCTGTGGCAACGTCTCGAACAGGCGACGGCGGGCCATGTCGATGCGATGTCCATACTGGCAGGTGGAGAATCGCTACTGCGCGGCATCGGCATGAGCGGGCGCAAGGCCGGTTACGCGCTGGCGCTTGCCGAGTCCGTGAGTTCGGCCCGGTTCGATGTCGATGGGCTGGCCGGCCTTGACGATGACGAGGCCATCGCGCGGATCGGCGCGCTGCGGGGATTCGGACGCTGGAGTGCCGAGATCTATCTGCTTTTCTGTCTGGATCGCGTGGACGTGATGCCGGCGGACGATCTTGCGCTGCAGGTTGCGTGGGCGAGGCTGCGTGCCATTGACGAGAGGCCATCCGCGCGAAAGCTGCGCGAGAACAGCGATGTCTGGAAGCCACTTCGCGGTGCAGGGGCCATATTCCTCTGGCACCTGTACGGTGCAACCACTCTCGATGGTTCGCAAAAAGGGATGGAGTACAAGGAAGCCACGTAA